From the genome of Phycisphaerae bacterium:
CATCTCCGGCGTCAGCGAGTCGTAATCGACGCCGCTGGGCTTGATCACGACCCGGCCCTGCTCGGGATCGTAACCCGAGGCGTTACCCGAATGCATGGTCACCAGACCCGTGGCTGGCAACAGACGATTGACGCGACAAACTTCGTTGCGAAGGGCTTCGATCAACATCGTGGTCCTTTCAGGAACGGCGCGACTGCTCACGAATCCGAATCAGTTGCTTCATCACCTCGTACAGGCTGGACTGCCACTGCCGGGTGCCGAAGGCGTCGTGCAACATCTGGTAGATTTCGTACAACTGGCGATAGGTCTTGACGGCTTCGGCCTTCGGCTCGAACACCCGCGGTTTGGTCCCAGTCATCTTCGCCTGCGCGGCCGGAACGTTGGCGTACGCGCCGCCCGCCACCGCAGCATAGATCGCCGCGCCCAACGCACAGGTCTGCGACGCCCGGCTGATCTTCATCGGCCGACCCGTCACGTCCGCGTAGATCTGCATCACCAGCGGGTTCTTTTCTGCGATGCCGCCGCAGTTGACGATCTCATTGACCTTCACGCCGTACTCTTCGAACCGGTTGATGATGGTCAGCGCTCCGAACGCGGTCCCTTCGATCAACGCCCGATACACCTCCGCCGGACGCGTGTGCAGCGTCTGGCCCACCAGCAGGCCGGTCAGCAGCGGATCGACCAGGATCGTGCGGTTGCCGTTGTTCCAGTCGAGGGCGACCAGGCCCGACGCCCCGGGTTTCAACTCCGCCGCCTCCTTCGTCAGAGCCTCATGGGCGGCCGCATCCGAGCCGTAGGCCTTGCGGCAGAACTGCCCGACAAACCAGTTGAAGATATCGCCCACCGCCGATTGCCCAGCCTCCAGGCCCAGGTACGACGGCACGATCGAACCGGGCACGATCCCGCACAGGCCGGGAACATCGGCCACCTCGCCGTCCGGTTTGGCGATCATCATGTCGCACGTGCTGGTGCCGATGATCTTGACCAGCACGCCCGGCCGAATGCCCGCGCCGACTCCGCCCGCGTGGGCGTCGAACGTGCCGACGCATACCGGAATGCCCGCCGGCAGCCCAGCCTTATCCGCCGCTTCGCGGGTCAGCTTGCCCGCCGGCTGGTCCGAGGTGAGGGCCCGATCGTAAAGCCGGTCGCGCAGATCCGCCAACGCCGGATCGACCGCCGCCAGAAACTCCTTGTCCGGCAGTCCGCCCCACGCATCGTTGTACATCGCCTTGTGGCCCGCCGGGCAGATGCCGCGTTTCATCGTCCGCGGATCGAGGCTGCCGGTCAAAAATGCGGGCACAAAGTCCGCCGCCTCGACCCACGAAAACGCGGCGTCGAACACCCGCGGGGCCGAACGCCGGCAGTGCAGAATTTTCGACCAGAACCACTCCGACGAATAGACCCCGCCGCACTTGCCCAGATATTGCGGCCGCAACTTGCCCGCCTTCTCGGTGATCTCCGCCGCCTCCGCGTACGATGTGTGGTCCTTCCACAACCAGGCCTGAGCGGCCGGGTCGTTCCGGAACCGCGGATTGACCGCCAGCGGCTGGCCCTCGCGATCGACGGGAAGCGGTGTGCTGCCGGTGGTGTCGACGCCGATGCCGATCACCCGCTTGGCGTCGAACTGCGGATCGGTCTTCGCAGCCTGTTTGATGGCCTCGCCGGTGCAGGCGAAGAAGCCATCGAGGTAGTCGGCCGGATTCTGCCTCGCCAGGTTCGGGTCGGCTGGATCGAGCAGAATCCCCGCCTCGCCGCTCGGATACTCGGTCACAGCCTCGGCGATCTCGCTTCCGTCATCGGCCGAAACCACCACCGCCCGTACGCTGTTGGTTCCGTAATCGAGCCCAAGGACGTATCGCCGGTCCGCTTGTGCCGTCATCGTTCACCTGCCTCCTTCGATCGCGATAGGATCACGACTGACCCGCCATGCTAGCGGACACGCCGCGCGCTGTCAACCGCGGATGCAGGTCCGCCCTCGGCGAACGGCCCTTCTCAAAATACAGACATCACGCCGCAAACCCCGCTACCGCACCGTCAGGATCAGCGGGACCGACGGCGTCAGTTCGATGGTCTGACCGTCGATCGGCTGATCGTTCAGCAGGTTGACCAGCGTGCCGTCGGCGGGCCGGCGAAGCACCGCGCCGACTGGCTCCGGATGGATGTTCATCACGAAGGTCATCGACTTGCCCGCCGCGTCGAGCACGGTGAAGTTGATCACGCTCCGCTGCGGCTCGACCAGCGACGAGACGCTCGACGCCATCGCCGAGGTCACCGGGGCCAGATCGGCGGTGTCGGCGAGCCGGATGATCTTCGCCCCGGCGCCTTCCGCGGCCTGGAGATAGCCTTCGTAGGTCGCGTTCAGATCGGCCTCGGGCGGCACCACGATCGTCTTATACTTCCCGGCGATCTCCTCGTTCATCGCCTCGGGCGGCAGAATGTCAAATGCCGGACCGGCATAACTGCACAGCTTGTACGCATCGGGCAGCCGCCAACCGTTATCGACCAGCAGCACGTCGGGCCTGAACCGCTGGAACGTGCTGACGATCGAGCCCAGCCGTTGAATATCCAGCGACGTCTGGCAGAAACCCTGCACCGCCCACGGCTGCGTCAGGATGCACTCCTCGAAGTTCTCGATCGTCCGGCCCCAAACCCACACGTAGTTGGCGTCGCAGCCGAGCACCGCACGCCACCACATCAACCCCGGAATGTACTCCGGCGTAACCACGTGGCCGTACCAGATCATGTGCTGCTCCGAGTCGATGATCGGATTGCCCGGCGCCAGCGACCGGTACAGATGCGTCACGATCGCGGTCGTCCACAAATCCATCACCTGGTTGTCGTCCGGATTATCGAGCCGGCTGAAGCAGTCCGACCCAATGCCGGTGAATATCCGCGACAGCGCGACCTTGTCCACGCTCATCAGCCGCCGCCACGCCCCGTGAATCTTCGCGTAGATCAACCGCGTGTCGTCGCGATTGAGCATCTCCGCCGTCAGCCACCGGTAGAACTCGGTCACCCGATCGCGATTGTACAGGAACACGTCTTCGGCGCTGCGGGAAACGCCCGCTTGGTACTGGACCTTCTCAAAGCTCTCGAACGCCGTGCCCCATGCGCCGTTGAGGGCCTCGATCGAGCCGTAGTGGCCGCTGAGCCACCGTCGAAACGCGTCCGGCTCGAAATCGCCCAGCACGAGGTACCACAGCTCGTTGGTCAGATCGTAGCTCAGCAGGTTCGTAAAACTCTTGACCGCGGGAATCGTCACGTCCATGTGACGCACCAGCAGCTCGCGGAAACCGGCGCTGTCCACGT
Proteins encoded in this window:
- a CDS encoding ribulokinase, translating into MTAQADRRYVLGLDYGTNSVRAVVVSADDGSEIAEAVTEYPSGEAGILLDPADPNLARQNPADYLDGFFACTGEAIKQAAKTDPQFDAKRVIGIGVDTTGSTPLPVDREGQPLAVNPRFRNDPAAQAWLWKDHTSYAEAAEITEKAGKLRPQYLGKCGGVYSSEWFWSKILHCRRSAPRVFDAAFSWVEAADFVPAFLTGSLDPRTMKRGICPAGHKAMYNDAWGGLPDKEFLAAVDPALADLRDRLYDRALTSDQPAGKLTREAADKAGLPAGIPVCVGTFDAHAGGVGAGIRPGVLVKIIGTSTCDMMIAKPDGEVADVPGLCGIVPGSIVPSYLGLEAGQSAVGDIFNWFVGQFCRKAYGSDAAAHEALTKEAAELKPGASGLVALDWNNGNRTILVDPLLTGLLVGQTLHTRPAEVYRALIEGTAFGALTIINRFEEYGVKVNEIVNCGGIAEKNPLVMQIYADVTGRPMKISRASQTCALGAAIYAAVAGGAYANVPAAQAKMTGTKPRVFEPKAEAVKTYRQLYEIYQMLHDAFGTRQWQSSLYEVMKQLIRIREQSRRS
- the araD gene encoding L-ribulose-5-phosphate 4-epimerase (catalyzes the isomerization of L-ribulose 5-phosphate to D-xylulose 5-phosphate in the anaerobic catabolism of L-ascorbate; links the arabinose metabolic pathway to the pentose phosphate pathway and allows the bacteria to use arabinose as an energy source); translated protein: MIEALRNEVCRVNRLLPATGLVTMHSGNASGYDPEQGRVVIKPSGVDYDSLTPEM